Below is a genomic region from Streptomyces ferrugineus.
CGTACGGCACGGTCGCCGTCGTCACCGACGACCAGGGGGCGTCGTTCGCGGTCCTGGAACGCTGACCGCGTGCTTCCGCCTCCGGCGTCCCACTATGCGAACCGGCGCTTTCCGCGGCCGCCGGAGTGTGGTTTTGTCCCAAGACACCCCGTTCCGCCCTCGGGTTCGCAACCACGCCCTCGGACAGGAAGAATCGGGGTGCGTGCCGCCAAGGCGGTGCGGTGGTGAGACGCTGCACGGGGTCGCGTACATATGTGGGTGACGGGGCCCGTACGGGGAGGTGGCAGGCAGAGTGGTGGATCAGCTGACGCAGCACGATCCGCGCAGGATCGGGCCGTTCGAGGTGCTCGGACGGCTGGGCGCCGGCGGTATGGGGCTGGTCTATCTCGCGCGCTCGGCTTCGGGCCGGCGCGTGGCGATCAAGACGGTCCGCACGGAGCTCGCCGAGGACCAGCTTTTCCGCGTCCGCTTCACACGTGAGGTGGAGGCGGCCCGGGCGGTCTCCGGCTTCTACACGGCGGCCGTGGTCGACGCCGACCCGCGTGCGGCCGTGCCGTGGCTGGCCACCGCGTACGTCCCGGCGCCCTCGCTCGAGGAGATAGTGAACGAGTGCGGGCCGCTCCCGGCCCAGGCGGTGCGCTGGCTGGCGGCGGGCGTCGCGGAGGCCCTGCAGTCCATCCACGGCGCCGGTCTCGGCCACCGCGACCTGAAGCCGTCCAACGTGCTCGTGGTCGAGGACGGCCCGCGCGTCATCGACTTCGGTATCGCGTCCGGCGTATCGAACACGCGTTTGACGATGACCAACGTCGCCGTCGGCACCCCCGCCTACATGTCCCCGGAGCAGGCCAAGGACTCGCGCAGCGTCACCGGCGCGAGCGACGTCTTCTCGCTGGGCTCGATGCTGGTGTTCGCCGCCACCGGACACCCCCCGTTCCACGGCGCCAACCCGGTCGAGACGGTCTTCATGCTGCTGCGCGAGGGCCCCGACCTGGAGGGCCTCCCGGACGAGCTGCGCCCGCTGATCGAGTCCTGTATGCAGATGGAGGCCACCGGCCGCCCCAACCCGGCCGACCTCCAGGCCCAGCTCGCACCCCACCTCTTCGGCTCCGGCACCGACGACAGCGGTACGGCGTCCGCGTGGCTGCCCGAGCGCGCGGTGAGCCTGATCGAGGCGCGGCGCGGCGGCCGCCCGGCGGCCAAGCCTCGTTCGTCCGGCCGCAGCGGCGGCGACCGTTTCGTTCCCGCCCCCGCGCCCGTGCCGCCCCCGCCCTCGCACGACCCGGTGGTCCCGCAGCCCGCGCCCGTCCCGGCCGGCGCCCCCGACACCGGCCCGGTCCGCCTCGCGGGCGCCGCGGTCCCGATCGGCCCCGGCCCCCGCGTCGCCGACGCCCGCGCCGCCGCCATGCAGGCGCCCCCGCCGGAGGCCGGCCTGGTCGCCTCCTGGGCCAAGCCCCGCCCCGGCGTCAACGGCGCCGACCCCGCCGTACCGGCCGTGCCGCCCGTGCCCCCGGAGAACGCGGCCGGCTGGCGGCCCTGGCGCTTCCGCATGTCGAACGACGTCTGGGGCACCCCGGCCGTCGCCGACGACCTCGTCTACGTCACCTCCTTCGAGGTCCACGCCCTCGACGTGGCCACCGGCCGCCGCCGCTTCAAGACGCGCGACGTGGCCTGGTCGATGGCGGTCGCGGACGGCCGTATCCACGCCTCCGACGGCCCGACCCTGTTCGCCCTGGAGAGCAGGGAGGGCGCGGACCTGTGGCGGCTGCAGACGGACGCCTGGGTGTACTCGCTCAAGGCCGAGCGCGGCACCGTCGTCACCGGCACCCGCGGCGGCGGCGTCCAGGCCTGGGAGGCCTCGAACGGCCAGAAACTCTGGGAGATCACCGGCGCCCAGACCGACTTCGAGTCCCCGGAAGCCGGCCCCGCGCTGTACGACGGCACCGTGTACGTCTGGCAGGACGCCCGGCTGCGCGCCCTGGACGCCCGGACCGGCGACGAGCGCTGGTCGTACCCGATCGGCGACGCCGCCTCCTGCGGCGGGGTGCCGGTGCGGGTGGCGCAGGCGCACGACGGCCATGTGTACGTCTCCGCCGGGACGCGGGTGCTCGCGCTCGACGTGATGAGCGGCCATGTGCGCTGGCACTTCGAGGCCCCCGCGGTCTTCCTGTGCCCGCCGACGTTCGTACCGGGCCCCGCGGTGACCGGCGGCGGCGTGTACCTCGCCGACTACCTCGGCACCGTCTACGCCCTGGACGCCACCGACGGCCGCGACCGCTGGCGCATCGCCACCGAGTCCCGCTCCTCCATCGAGCCGGTGCTGGTGGCCGCGGGCCATGTGCACGTCGGCAGCGGCAAGGGCCTGTACACGCTGGACGCGGTCACCGGTACGCCGAAGTGGCGCTTCCAGGCGGGCGGCGACCTCGTGGGCGCCCCGACGGTCGCCGAGGGCCGGATCCACTTCGGCTCCACCGACCACCTGCTGTACACCCTCAAGGCCGACGACGGCCGGCTCAGATGGAAGCTCGCCACCGGCGGCGAGATCACCGGCTCGCCCGTGGTCAGGGACGGGGTGGTGTACGCGTGCAGCAAGGACCGCTGTGTGTACGCGCTGGACGCGGAGAAGGGCACGGGCACGGCACGTAACGCTTCGCTGAGATAGGGCGGGTTGGGTTGTCGGTCGTCTGCGGCGCCGTTGGGGCTGGTCGCGCCCGCGCGGCGGAGCCGCACATCGATGCAGCCCCGCGCCCCTTCAGGGGCGCTGCTCGCCCCGGGGTCGTGTGACGGCCGTCGTGCCGGCGCACGGAAGGGGTCCGGACGGCGGCCGTCCCAGGGGAGCGGTCATCTTCACCGCCCTTACACGAGACGCTACGCCGGGTGAGCGCTTACCGCCATGTGGCCGCTGCTAACGTGACGTGCT
It encodes:
- a CDS encoding outer membrane protein assembly factor BamB family protein, which translates into the protein MVDQLTQHDPRRIGPFEVLGRLGAGGMGLVYLARSASGRRVAIKTVRTELAEDQLFRVRFTREVEAARAVSGFYTAAVVDADPRAAVPWLATAYVPAPSLEEIVNECGPLPAQAVRWLAAGVAEALQSIHGAGLGHRDLKPSNVLVVEDGPRVIDFGIASGVSNTRLTMTNVAVGTPAYMSPEQAKDSRSVTGASDVFSLGSMLVFAATGHPPFHGANPVETVFMLLREGPDLEGLPDELRPLIESCMQMEATGRPNPADLQAQLAPHLFGSGTDDSGTASAWLPERAVSLIEARRGGRPAAKPRSSGRSGGDRFVPAPAPVPPPPSHDPVVPQPAPVPAGAPDTGPVRLAGAAVPIGPGPRVADARAAAMQAPPPEAGLVASWAKPRPGVNGADPAVPAVPPVPPENAAGWRPWRFRMSNDVWGTPAVADDLVYVTSFEVHALDVATGRRRFKTRDVAWSMAVADGRIHASDGPTLFALESREGADLWRLQTDAWVYSLKAERGTVVTGTRGGGVQAWEASNGQKLWEITGAQTDFESPEAGPALYDGTVYVWQDARLRALDARTGDERWSYPIGDAASCGGVPVRVAQAHDGHVYVSAGTRVLALDVMSGHVRWHFEAPAVFLCPPTFVPGPAVTGGGVYLADYLGTVYALDATDGRDRWRIATESRSSIEPVLVAAGHVHVGSGKGLYTLDAVTGTPKWRFQAGGDLVGAPTVAEGRIHFGSTDHLLYTLKADDGRLRWKLATGGEITGSPVVRDGVVYACSKDRCVYALDAEKGTGTARNASLR